In the genome of Neisseria lactamica, the window CCGTCTCCGCCAACGGCGGCGGCTGGCAGGTACTGGATACGGGCGCGGCACTGCCCCTGACCATACAGACCGAAATGCCGTGGGACATCGGCTTCATCAACATCGAAAATCCCGCCGGCGGCATTACCGTTTCCGCCATGGGCATCAACGGCGCACAATTGTCCCAATGGTCGAAATGGCGTGCCGACCGTATGAACGACCTCGCTCAAACCGGCGCCGATTTGGTTATCCTTTCCTACGGCACCAACGAAGCCTTCAACAACAATATCGACATTGCCGACACCGAACAAAAATGGCTGGATACCGTCCGCCAAATCCGCGACAGCCTGCCTGCCGCCGGCATCCTCATCATCGGCGCGCCCGAATCCCTGAAAAACACGCTCGGCGTATGCGGCACGCGCCCCGCCCGCCTGACCGAAGTCCAACAGATGCAGCGGCGCGTCGCCCGTCAGGGGCAGACGATGTTCTGGTCTTGGCAAAACGCGATGGGCGGCGTTTGCAGTATGAAAAACTGGCTCAACCACGGATGGGCCGCCAAAGACGGCGTACACTTTTCCGCCAAAGGCTACCAACGGTCGGCGGAAATGCTCGCCGACAGCCTCGAAGAACTCGTCCGCGCCGCCCCGAAACGGTAAACAAAAAGGCTTTCAGACGGCATAGCCGCCCCGCGCACGGTTTGCCCGGGCAAGGCGGATTCATCCGCAACCGGCATACGGCGCAAAGGCGGCGTTCGATATGCCGTCTGAAGGCAAAGATGATAAACTGCCGCCTTCCGTTTTCAGACGGTATATTGTTTTCAAATAAGGGCGTTCGCCGTCCGCAACCATAAAGGAAGTTTCATGAACCGGACTTATGCCAATTTCTACGAAATGCTCGCCGCCGCCTGCCGCAAAAACGGCAACGGTACGGCAGTGTTCGACGGCAAGGAAAAAACCGCCTACCGCGCGCTCAAGCAGGAAGCCGAAGCCGTTGCGGCGTATCTGCAAAATATCGGCGTGAAGTTTGGCGACACGGTCGCGCTGGCGGTTTCCAATTCCACAGAATTTATTACCGCCTATTTCGCCGTGTCCGCCATCGGCGCGGTCGCCGTACCGATGAACACATTTTTGAAAAACAGCGAATACGCGTATATCCTGAACGACTGCAAGGCGCGCTTCCTGTTTGCCTCGGCCGGCCTGTCAAAAGAATTGGCGGGCTTGAAGGCGCAAACGCCCGTCGAAAAAATCATTTGGACGGGCCAAAGCCGTCCGGACGGCGAAATGGCGGAAGGCGATGCCTTTTTTGAAGACGTGCGCCGCTTCCCCGAAAAACCCGACTTGGGCCTCCAACCCCGGATAGATGATTTGGCACACATCATCTACACCTCCGGCACGACGGGGCATCCCAAAGGCGCGCTAATCAGTTACGCCAACCTGTTCGCCAACCTGAACGGCATCGAACGCATCTTTAAAATTTCCAAACGCGACCGCTTTATCGTTTTCCTGCCGATGTTCCACAGCTTCACGCTGACGGCTATGGTGCTGCTGCCGATTTATATGGCGTGTTCGATTATTTTGGTCAAATCCGTTTTCCCCTTTTCCAATGTTTTGAAACAGGCCCTGCTCAAACGCGCGACCGTGTTTTTGGGCGTACCCGCGATTTACACCGCGATGAGCAAGGCGAAAATCCCTTGGTATTTCAGATGGTTCAACCGCATCCGCCTGTTTATCAGCGGCGGCGCGCCTTTGGCGGAACAAACCATCCTCGATTTTAAAGCCAAGTTCCCCCGCGCCAAATTGCTGGAAGGCTACGGACTGAGCGAAGCCTCGCCCGTTGTCGCCGTCAATACGCCCGAACGGCAAAAAGCCCGCAGCGTCGGCATCCCCCTGCCCGGTTTGGAAGTCAAAGCCGTCGATGAAGAATTGGTCGAAGTGCCGCGCGGCGAAGTGGGCGAACTGATCGTCAGGGGCGGTTCGGTGATGCGGGGCTACCTCAATATGCCTGCCGCCACCGATGAAACCATCGTCAACGGCTGGTTGAAAACGGGCGATTTCGTTACCATAGACGAAGACGGCTTTATCTTTATCGTCGACCGCAAAAAAGATTTGATTATTTCCAAAGGTCAAAACGTCTATCCGCGCGAAATCGAAGAAGAAATCTACAAACTCGATGCCGTCGAAGCCGCCGCCGTCATCGGCGTGAAAGACCGTTATGCCGACGAGGAAATCGTCGCCTTCGTCCAATTGAAGGAAGGTATGGATTTGGGCGAGGACGAAATCCGCCGCCACCTGCGTACCGTGCTGGCAAATTTCAAAATCCCCAAACAGATCCACTTTAAAGACGCGCTGCCGCGCAACGCTACGGGCAAAGTATTGAAACGGGTGCTGAAGGAGCAGTTTGAAGGAAACAAATGAACGCCGTGCCGTCTGAAGCCCCGTCCGGCAAAAAAATGCGTTGAATCAGATTCACCGCATTTTTTTGGCAAACGCCGGAGGGAAGGCATTTACTCTGCCAATTCCACCTGCTCGTGCGCCATCAGTTCCTGACCGACATCATCCAACAACATCAAATAACGTTCGTAATTTTTCAAAATGTCGGCAATCAGCTCGTCCTTGTTCATATACTGCACATCGTACCCGACGCGCCCGTCGAAAAAATAAGCGTAAGGTTTGTAAGTTGTCTGGTGCCGGATATGCGGCAGGTTGTCGTCGTTAATCAACTGGTCGGATACATCCTGCCCGACAGATTTAATCCCGTACATAAAATCGCGCATCGTCTCTTTCCGAATGACGAACTCGATTGCGGGCTCGTCCCGATGAAACATTTTATCGACCCGGACGCTCAAGCCGTATTCTTCCGAAAGCTCCCGTTGCAACTCGTGCATAGCGGGCGATGCAGTCTGTTTGAGGAATTTTAAAATATCCTGCTCCTGCGTCTGGCTCATTATCTGCACCAGCCGTTCTTTCCACTTGCCGCCCGTCCAAAATACACTGGTAGGGTTAACCCGGGTCTCAAAATATTTCTTATCCGCACTCAATCCTTTCCACAGGCTGAAACACATTATCAGCATCAGCAGGGCAAACGGCAGGGAAACAATCAGGGTCATAGACTGCAGGTTGCCTAGCCCGCCCGAGCGCATCAGCAAAACGGCAACGGCAGACATCAGCACGCCCCACATAACCGCCTGCCACCGTGGCGCACTCAAGCCCTTGTCCCGAGAGGTAATATTGTTCAGGACATAAATCCCGGAATCGGCAGAAGTTACAAAAAACAGAGAAATGACCAGCAGGCTGACGATGCTCGTCAATTCGGGCAGAGGGAGGTAATTAAAGAATTTAAAAAGCAGCGTTTCCGGAGAGGAGGTCATCTTTTCGAGCATTCCCCCCGCAACCCCGTCATTCAGCCAAATCGCCGTATTGCCGAAGACGGTAAACCACAAAACGCCGAACAGGCCGGGTATGAGCAAAACCCCGAAGACAAACTCGCGGATGGTGCGCCCCTTTGAAATGCGCGCGATAAACAAACCCACAAACGGCGCCCAAGAACACCACCACGCCCAATAAAGCACCGTCCAAGATTCAAACCACGGCTTGTGTTCCCGTTCGTACGCATAAGTTTTAAAACTGAGGCGCACCAGATTTTCGAGGTAGTTCCCTATGTTGTCGCCGAATGCCGACAACAGGTAAACGGTGGGACCCGCCGCCAAAACAAAAAACAGCAGCAAAAACGCAAGGCCCAGGTTCAACTCGCTCAACACCTTCACGCCCTTCCCCACCCCGGATATTGCCGAAACGACGGCGAGGGACATGACGGCGGCGATAATCAAAACCTGCACGCTGAAGCTGTTTTCGGCAATCCAGCCCATTTCCTGCAATCCGGTGCCCAGTTGCGAAGCCCCGAACCCCAATGTGGTGATGATGCCGAAAAAAGTAGCAAGCAACGCCATAATATCAATGGCATCGCCGAACCTTCCGGAAATTTTTTCTTTCAACAGGGGGTAAAAACAAGAACGCAGGGCAAGCGGCAGCTTGTAGCGGAAACCGAAATAAGCCAAAGCCAATGCAATCGTACCGTACACCGACCAAGCGTGAACGCCCCAATGGAACACCGTGTGCAGCAATGCCTGCTGCTGCCTGTGTTCCGGCGTGCCGGCCGTAATGTCCGAAAAATAATGCATCAACGGCTCTGCCACGCCGAAAAACATCAGACCCACGCCCATCCCGGCCGCAAACAGCATCGCCAGCCACGACAGGAAGCCGAATTCCGGCACATCTTCATCCCGTCCGAGCCTGATGTTTCCCAAACTGCTGACCGAGAGTATCAGCAGGAAACCCAGAAAAATGGAAAACGTTAAAACATAAAACCAGCTGAACTCGGTAAAAATGACTTCTTTTGCCCGATCGAGCCACATCTGCACCTGATCCGGCACGGTTAAAACCAATACCACCAAAACACACACAAAAAACAAAGTCGTCAAAATAACCATCGGATTAAATGACGTTCGGCGTTCTATAAATTCAGACAGGGACAAACCTTCTCACTCCTTTGTTAAAAACAGACAAACCCGGTCATCGGGCAAAGCGGTCAAAACCTGCCGGCAAAATACCGGCTTCCGGATGACGAAATGCACAAACCGGCCGAAATTGTTATAATCGAAAAAATTAAAAATCAATACGGATTATTCTATCAGATTGATTTATCGATATTTATTATATCATTAATATAGTTTGATTTCAAACCGGCGGAAAATGCGCCGCCTTCCGCAGGCGCGCCCTCCCCGCCATCGGGGCGTTTAACGCCGGATTGCCGATGCGGTACAATGGCTGATATGAAGAAAATTACCCCTCAAAACCTGCGCCCCCTGCTTTCGGAAAGCTTGGGACATACCGATTTTGTCAACGTCCTCAACGCACTGATTAAATTTTTGCGCCGTGGCGGCAAAAAATGTGCGGGGGAACGTTTCGACCTGATTATCGACACATTCAAACAAGACAGGGAATTACTGTCCCGCTTCAGCCGGTGTTTTTACATCTGGCTCGCGCAAATACACATTTATCCGGCACTTATCAAACTCGGCATCTTCTCGCGCCACAGCTTTGCCCGGGAAATGGGCATACGCATATACGAACGCTTCAGCCCGTCATATAAAGATTTTGCCAACTTGGGCGAAGTCTTCCTTTATCTTTTCCATTCCGAAAACGACGACAAATGGCTGCAAACGCTCAATATCCGCCAATGGCTGGTTTTATACGAACTCATCCGGAGCCACGCCGAGCCGTCCAAATTGCAGACGGC includes:
- a CDS encoding SGNH/GDSL hydrolase family protein encodes the protein MNSKHLIAFSALFAATQANALPVASVSLDTVTVSPSAPYTDTNGLLTDYGNAAASPWMKKLQSVAQGSGETFRILQIGDSHTAGDFFTDSLRKRLQKTWGDGGIGWVYPANVKGQRMAAVRHNGNWQSLTSRNNTGDFPLGGILAHTGSGGSMTLTASDGKTGKQRVSLFAKPLLAEQTLTVNGNTVSANGGGWQVLDTGAALPLTIQTEMPWDIGFINIENPAGGITVSAMGINGAQLSQWSKWRADRMNDLAQTGADLVILSYGTNEAFNNNIDIADTEQKWLDTVRQIRDSLPAAGILIIGAPESLKNTLGVCGTRPARLTEVQQMQRRVARQGQTMFWSWQNAMGGVCSMKNWLNHGWAAKDGVHFSAKGYQRSAEMLADSLEELVRAAPKR
- a CDS encoding fatty acid--CoA ligase, whose amino-acid sequence is MNRTYANFYEMLAAACRKNGNGTAVFDGKEKTAYRALKQEAEAVAAYLQNIGVKFGDTVALAVSNSTEFITAYFAVSAIGAVAVPMNTFLKNSEYAYILNDCKARFLFASAGLSKELAGLKAQTPVEKIIWTGQSRPDGEMAEGDAFFEDVRRFPEKPDLGLQPRIDDLAHIIYTSGTTGHPKGALISYANLFANLNGIERIFKISKRDRFIVFLPMFHSFTLTAMVLLPIYMACSIILVKSVFPFSNVLKQALLKRATVFLGVPAIYTAMSKAKIPWYFRWFNRIRLFISGGAPLAEQTILDFKAKFPRAKLLEGYGLSEASPVVAVNTPERQKARSVGIPLPGLEVKAVDEELVEVPRGEVGELIVRGGSVMRGYLNMPAATDETIVNGWLKTGDFVTIDEDGFIFIVDRKKDLIISKGQNVYPREIEEEIYKLDAVEAAAVIGVKDRYADEEIVAFVQLKEGMDLGEDEIRRHLRTVLANFKIPKQIHFKDALPRNATGKVLKRVLKEQFEGNK
- a CDS encoding BCCT family transporter, which codes for MSLSEFIERRTSFNPMVILTTLFFVCVLVVLVLTVPDQVQMWLDRAKEVIFTEFSWFYVLTFSIFLGFLLILSVSSLGNIRLGRDEDVPEFGFLSWLAMLFAAGMGVGLMFFGVAEPLMHYFSDITAGTPEHRQQQALLHTVFHWGVHAWSVYGTIALALAYFGFRYKLPLALRSCFYPLLKEKISGRFGDAIDIMALLATFFGIITTLGFGASQLGTGLQEMGWIAENSFSVQVLIIAAVMSLAVVSAISGVGKGVKVLSELNLGLAFLLLFFVLAAGPTVYLLSAFGDNIGNYLENLVRLSFKTYAYEREHKPWFESWTVLYWAWWCSWAPFVGLFIARISKGRTIREFVFGVLLIPGLFGVLWFTVFGNTAIWLNDGVAGGMLEKMTSSPETLLFKFFNYLPLPELTSIVSLLVISLFFVTSADSGIYVLNNITSRDKGLSAPRWQAVMWGVLMSAVAVLLMRSGGLGNLQSMTLIVSLPFALLMLIMCFSLWKGLSADKKYFETRVNPTSVFWTGGKWKERLVQIMSQTQEQDILKFLKQTASPAMHELQRELSEEYGLSVRVDKMFHRDEPAIEFVIRKETMRDFMYGIKSVGQDVSDQLINDDNLPHIRHQTTYKPYAYFFDGRVGYDVQYMNKDELIADILKNYERYLMLLDDVGQELMAHEQVELAE